The following proteins come from a genomic window of Leopardus geoffroyi isolate Oge1 chromosome A3, O.geoffroyi_Oge1_pat1.0, whole genome shotgun sequence:
- the NXT1 gene encoding NTF2-related export protein 1: protein MASVDFKTYVDQACRAAEEFVNVYYTTMDKRRRLLSRLYMGTATLVWNGNAVSGQESLSEFFEMLPSSEFQINVVDCQPVHDEATPSQTTVLVVICGTVKFEGNKQRDFNQNFILTAQASPSNTVWKIASDCFRFQDWAS, encoded by the coding sequence ATGGCATCGGTGGACTTCAAGACCTACGTGGATCAGGCCTGCAGAGCTGCTGAGGAGTTCGTCAACGTGTACTATACCACCATGGATAAGCGGCGGCGCTTGTTGTCCCGCCTGTACATGGGCACAGCCACCCTGGTGTGGAATGGAAATGCTGTTTCAGGACAAGAGTCCTTGAGTGAGTTTTTTGAAATGTTACCTTCTAGTGAGTTCCAAATCAACGTGGTAGACTGCCAGCCTGTCCACGATGAAGCCACCCCGAGCCAGACTACAGTCCTCGTTGTGATCTGTGGGACAGTGAAGTTTGAGGGCAACAAGCAACGGGACTTTAACCAGAACTTCATCCTGACCGCCCAGGCCTCACCCAGCAACACAGTGTGGAAAATAGCAAGTGACTGCTTCCGGTTCCAGGACTGGGCCAGCTAG